The proteins below come from a single Bombus pyrosoma isolate SC7728 linkage group LG10, ASM1482585v1, whole genome shotgun sequence genomic window:
- the LOC122571749 gene encoding jerky protein homolog-like, producing the protein MAEDQTSRTLTIEQKYEILQMLESGQDRRNITRKYGVPRAMMASIYAERMLIKRHFETNPVFNDTFEKFIPLSRKSQFERALYLWCKRCMKNNIEISGVEIHEKALELNDKLKGESHFKASKGWLYSFRSRHHISRTDVRRDFPLPTKPATDTFKANFKKILQNGEYALENVYNAAYTAILWKAVPEGALIFPHEKLTTSKEICEDHVTTLFCANATGCHKLPVLVIGRTADIRSLHNLNTNAPTTIYTANANAWMNDSIFNLWFEECFIKSVKERQEKNGGREQTLLLLGSDRLLPDLNYLNIRDSFVTVMSPPYDVTELIQPMNCGIIACFKRKYRKELVKALMPLPTFNTGREVIDLHEELNAWDCCRIVRDAWSYVDCVTMTMAWRNLLKFEHKLRVDFSGNINNDVSETVELLHSLPGCEGCDPSSAINWFTIDNIRNIISKLHTDEVIRAFKNKTLYDEDIDSVDDEAGPSGAKFPRFS; encoded by the coding sequence ATGGCGGAAGATCAAACATCGAGAACGTTGACAATTGagcaaaaatacgaaattcttCAGATGTTAGAAAGTGGTCAGGATCGCAGAAACATAACACGAAAATACGGTGTTCCAAGAGCCATGATGGCCTCTATATATGCAGAAAGAATGCTTATTAAAAGACATTTCGAAACCAACCCAGTGTTTAACGACactttcgaaaaatttatacCATTGTCACGTAAATCGCAATTCGAGAGAGCTCTTTACCTGTGGTGCAAACGATGTATGAAGAATAACATAGAAATATCAGGAGTAGAGATACATGAAAAAGCTCTGGAACTTAATGACAAATTAAAGGGAGAGTCTCATTTTAAAGCCAGTAAAGGTTGGTTATATAGCTTTAGAAGCCGTCACCATATTAGCCGTACAGATGTCAGGCGAGATTTTCCACTCCCAACTAAACCTGCAACAGACACCTTCAAAgctaattttaagaaaattctgCAAAACGGGGAGTACGCATTAGAGAACGTTTACAATGCCGCTTACACAGCAATATTGTGGAAAGCAGTACCAGAAGGAGCTTTGATCTTTCCCCACGAGAAATTGACAACAAGCAAAGAAATATGCGAAGATCACGTTACAACACTTTTTTGTGCAAATGCTACCGGATGTCACAAGTTGCCGGTATTAGTAATCGGCAGAACTGCGGATATTCGAAGTTTACACAATTTGAATACAAATGCCCCCACAACTATCTACACAGCAAACGCCAATGCTTGGATGAACGATTCCATTTTCAATCTATGGTTCGAagaatgtttcataaaatcagtaaaagaaagacaagagAAGAACGGGGGCAGGGAGCAAACTCTGTTGTTACTAGGTAGTGATAGGTTACTTCCCGATCTCAATTATCTGAATATAAGAGATTCATTCGTTACAGTTATGAGTCCTCCATATGACGTAACAGAACTCATACAGCCAATGAATTGTGGAATAATAGCATGTTTCAAGCGAAAGTACCGAAAAGAATTGGTGAAGGCATTAATGCCATTACCTACATTCAATACGGGGAGAGAAGTGATAGACCTCCATGAAGAATTAAACGCGTGGGATTGCTGCCGCATTGTACGTGATGCTTGGTCGTATGTCGACTGTGTAACAATGACAATGGCGTGGAGAAAccttttgaaatttgaacACAAACTGAGGGTAGACTTCtcaggaaatataaataatgacgTAAGTGAAACAGTTGAATTGCTGCATAGTTTACCTGGGTGCGAAGGGTGCGATCCATCCAGCGCGATCAACTGGTTCACAATTGATAacatacgtaatataatatcaaagttACATACCGACGAAGTTATTCGAGcttttaaaaacaaaacttTGTATGATGAGGACATAGACAGTGTCGACGATGAAGCTGGCCCTTCTGGTGCGAAGTTTCCAAGGTTCAGCTAA
- the LOC122571748 gene encoding uncharacterized protein LOC122571748, protein MKIPYYTIYDTKHPSGKAHGETAVIIRNDIKHHLHSQVSKEYIQATTVTVQTSSNHFQLSAVYVPPRHKITTQMWKEYFQHLGDKFITAGDYNSKHTLWGTRITSPRGRTLENYIRNNNLNILSTGRPTYWSTEMSKIPDLLDFAVTKGLNVNKLKIAPSLELSSDHTPIIITYRNKPIIYNNPDILCNKTTKWQSFNEIIESKINCNIPLKTPEHIEQAVTTFTETIQESAWATTIPEATKRQTKIIPCHILGHNVARCTVVSPGKKLCRKCGDRDHTINQCTKKPSCAICAKEQEQPETHHQIFLAYPAVKDRRRGNKLETLIQATKRSHPAIMIAGDINLKSTAWGGHVNYSRGTSFLNMFTKNRTIPIRVKEDHTFCKNGRKSFLDIISTNKGLAKNYADNTGDKEAHGDRLQTTLETTCASKLKKVYSPMEQNKSEQGSWCGQYTRDGGQGVGGEESGEIVESVECCERHGQDSAEVKDSENVLRKVCEHTFKNLIEENLGLDPFHEDQYGFRRRTSTVNALRRVVDLTDWSKSWDKILEEAESRGMPRKLLTLLENYLENRKIERSILEPLLWNLVYDGLLNELKAIPKMNVVAFADYLAVILDVATQEEANYKLGTALSVIVRWCAENCRRFGAHLEKMCGKADALIRALRSLLLNINNPAGYAKKLYYEVWESVVPYAAPACAKAVERKKDRNTLKRAQRAALI, encoded by the exons atgaaaataccgtaCTACACTATATATGATACCAAACACCCCTCAGGAAAAGCACACGGAGAGACCGCAgtgataataagaaacgacaTAAAACACCACCTACACAGCCAAGTCAGTAAGGAATATATCCAAGCAACCACCGTTACAGTACAAACTAGCAGCAATCATTTTCAGTTGTCAGCAGTATATGTACCGCCGCGacacaaaattacaacacAAATGTGGAAAGAGTACTTTCAACATTTAGGTGACAAGTTTATTACAGCGGGAGACTATAACTCAAAGCACACACTATGGGGAACAAGAATTACTTCACCTCGAGGAAGAACCCTGGAAAACtacattagaaacaataacctCAATATATTATCCACAGGAAGACCGACATACTGGTCGACAGAAATGAGCAAAATACCTGACCTACTCGATTTTGCAGTTACAAAGGGACTAAACGTAAATAAGCTAAAAATTGCACCCAGTCTAGAGCTTAGTTCCGATCATACacccataataattacatacagaaacaaaccaataatttataacaatccagATATACTATGCAACAAAACCACCAAATGGCAatcatttaatgaaataatcgaGAGTAAGATCAACTGCAACATCCCATTAAAAACACCCGAACACATTGAACAGGCAGTAAcaacatttacagaaactattcaagaaTCAGCATGGGCAACCACCATACCTGAAGCAAccaaaagacaaacaaaaataattcc ATGCCATATTCTGGGGCATAACGTTGCCAGGTGTACGGTGGTGAGTCCTGGTAAGAAGCTATGCAGAAAGTGTGGGGATAGGGATCACACCATTAATCAGTGCACCAAAAAGCCGAGTTGCGCTATTTGCGCGAAAGAACAGGAGCAACCTGAGACACATCACCAGATATTCCTGGCATACCCTGCCGTGAAAGATAGAAGGAGGGGAAAC AAGTTGGAAACATTGATTCAGGCGACCAAGAGGAGTCACCCAGCAATAATGATCGCCGGAGATATTAACTTAAAGTCCACCGCATGGGGAGGGCATGTGAATTACAGCAGGGGAACCAGCTTCCTGAACATGTTCACGAAGAACAGGACCATTCCGATCAGGGTGAAGGAGGATCACACATTCTGCAAGAACGGAAGGAAGAGCTTCCTCGACATCATCAGTACGAACAAAGGATTGGCTAAGAATTATGCAG ATAATACGGGCGACAAGGAGGCGCATGGGGATCGTTTACAGACTACTCTGGAAACGACGTGCGCCTCTAAACTTAAAAAGGTGTACTCGCCGATGG AGCAAAATAAATCCGAACAAGGCAGTTGGTGTGGACAGTATACCAGGGACGGCGGTCAAGGTGTTGGTGGAGAAGAGAGCGGAGAAATTGTTGAGAGTGTTGAATGCTGTGAAAGACACGGGCAAGATTCTGCCGAAGTGAAAGATAGCGAGAATG TACTTCGTAAAGTCTGTGAGCACACGTTTAAGAACCTGATCGAGGAAAACCTGGGGCTGGATCCATTCCACGAAGATCAGTATGGGTTCAGAAGAAGAACGAGTACGGTGAACGCCCTGCGCCGAGTAGTGGACCTTACTGACTGGTCCAAAAG TTGGGACAAGATCTTGGAAGAAGCAGAATCTAGAGGGATGCCAAGGAAATTATTGACGCTCCTCGAGAACTATCTCGAGAACAGAAAGATTGAA AGATCGATACTTGAACCGCTGCTGTGGAATCTGGTGTACGACGGTCTACTGAATGAGTTAAAGGCGATTCCTAAGATGAATGTCGTTGCTTTTGCCGACTACTTGGCAGTGATTCTCGACGTTGCCACGCAGGAAGAGGCGAATTATAAATTAGGTACGGCGTTGAGCGTGATCGTGCGGTGGTGTGCCGAGAACTGCAGAAGGTTCGGGGCTCATTTGGAAAAAATGTGCGGTAAAGCCGATGCTCTTATTAGAGCATTGAGATCGTTGCTGCTCAATATTAACAATCCCGCCGGTTATGCGAAGAAACTTTATTATGAAGTCTGGGAGTCGGTGGTGCCTTATGCGGCGCCTGCATGCGCAAAGGCGgtagaaaggaagaaggataGAAATACTCTTAAGAGGGCGCAAAGGGCAGCACTGATATGA